A stretch of the Gimesia chilikensis genome encodes the following:
- a CDS encoding DEAD/DEAH box helicase, with product MSSFDLLHPALQHHIVNSLGWRELRPFQDAVIPEILAGKHLIVLAPTAGGKTEAAFFPVVSRMLTEEWNGLSVLYICPIKALLNNLDIRLQGYCRLLGRRSALWHGDVKPGERKKILREPPDCLLTTPESLEVMLDSPNVDAQRLFGNLQVVIIDEIHAFAGDDRGWHLLSVLERISRIAGRELQRLGLSATVGNPETLVDWLAGSCQRPRDVFLPPASVADAADVQLDYVGSLSNAAVVISRLHRGEKRLVFVDSRARAEQLASELGRLEITTFVTHSSLSQEQRKQAEEAFASRDDCVIVATSVLELGIDVGNLDRVIQIDSPPTVSSFLQRMGRTGRRAGTLRNCLFLATKEETLIQAAALIELWAAGYVEPVQPPPLPYHILAQQLMALILQESGIGRTDWFDWLKGVSGFQSIPAEQVEQLVKSMLEREILWEEAGILGMGQAGENTYGRRHFMELFSVFLSPPLFAILYGRQELGYVDEMTFLSKQDGPRILLLGGRAWQINHIDWQRQKAWVEPTDSKGRTRWSGAGQGLAYRMTQAMLQILATTENRDYWSQRATQTLTELREENTWLQPKSTVVLQTGGQEVEWWTYAGSLVNAALAGQLSRLTRSEVRCDSFMLTFQSSLAFEDIKTAVSAVVRQNADDMYPAVEEEALEGLKFSECLPAELAILMLAHRLQDRNATRELLQQPVRYVIQ from the coding sequence TTGAGCAGTTTTGACCTTCTCCATCCTGCGCTGCAGCATCACATCGTCAACAGTCTGGGCTGGCGAGAGTTGCGCCCGTTTCAGGATGCGGTCATTCCGGAAATTCTGGCGGGGAAACACCTGATTGTGCTGGCACCGACCGCGGGCGGCAAAACGGAAGCAGCTTTTTTCCCCGTCGTGTCCCGGATGCTCACTGAGGAATGGAACGGCCTGAGTGTGCTTTATATCTGTCCCATCAAAGCGCTGCTCAATAATCTGGACATCCGCCTGCAGGGGTACTGTCGGCTGCTGGGACGACGCTCCGCACTCTGGCACGGAGATGTGAAACCGGGAGAACGGAAAAAGATTCTGCGCGAACCGCCGGACTGCCTGTTGACCACACCTGAATCGCTGGAAGTAATGCTGGACTCTCCCAACGTCGATGCGCAACGCCTGTTTGGCAATCTGCAGGTGGTCATCATTGATGAAATCCACGCTTTCGCCGGCGACGATCGGGGCTGGCATCTGCTCTCCGTACTCGAACGGATCTCGCGTATCGCGGGGCGGGAGCTGCAACGTCTGGGGCTTTCCGCTACCGTGGGAAATCCAGAAACGCTCGTGGACTGGCTCGCCGGCTCCTGTCAGCGGCCCCGTGATGTTTTTCTCCCGCCGGCCTCCGTCGCGGATGCAGCCGACGTCCAACTGGATTACGTGGGCTCACTCTCGAATGCGGCAGTCGTCATTTCCCGGCTCCATCGGGGTGAGAAACGGCTGGTCTTCGTCGACAGTCGGGCGCGAGCAGAACAGCTGGCTTCAGAACTGGGGCGACTGGAAATCACCACGTTTGTGACGCATAGTTCCCTCAGCCAGGAACAGCGAAAGCAGGCTGAAGAGGCGTTTGCTTCGCGTGATGATTGTGTCATCGTTGCTACCAGTGTGCTCGAACTGGGGATCGATGTCGGCAATCTGGATCGAGTGATTCAAATCGACTCGCCGCCCACCGTTTCCAGTTTCCTGCAGCGGATGGGGCGCACCGGCCGCCGCGCGGGAACACTGCGGAACTGCCTGTTCCTGGCTACCAAAGAAGAAACGCTCATTCAGGCAGCCGCTCTGATTGAGCTCTGGGCAGCCGGCTATGTCGAACCGGTTCAACCTCCCCCTCTGCCCTATCATATTCTGGCCCAGCAGTTGATGGCACTTATCCTGCAGGAAAGCGGGATCGGGCGCACCGACTGGTTTGACTGGCTCAAAGGCGTTTCGGGTTTTCAGAGCATTCCAGCTGAGCAGGTCGAACAGCTGGTGAAATCGATGCTCGAACGGGAGATCCTCTGGGAAGAAGCGGGCATCCTGGGCATGGGACAAGCGGGAGAGAACACCTATGGACGCAGACATTTCATGGAGCTGTTTTCGGTATTTCTCTCGCCCCCGCTCTTTGCCATCCTTTATGGACGCCAGGAACTGGGGTATGTCGATGAAATGACATTTCTCAGTAAACAGGACGGCCCACGAATTCTTTTGCTGGGAGGCCGTGCCTGGCAGATTAATCATATCGACTGGCAGAGGCAGAAAGCCTGGGTAGAACCAACCGATTCCAAAGGACGCACACGCTGGTCAGGAGCTGGTCAGGGCCTGGCGTATCGTATGACGCAGGCAATGCTGCAAATTCTAGCGACGACAGAGAACCGGGACTATTGGTCTCAGAGAGCCACGCAGACACTCACGGAACTTCGAGAGGAGAATACCTGGCTGCAGCCGAAATCTACAGTCGTACTTCAGACGGGAGGTCAGGAAGTTGAATGGTGGACCTATGCTGGATCGCTGGTCAATGCCGCACTGGCCGGCCAGCTTTCCCGTCTGACACGAAGCGAAGTCCGGTGCGACAGTTTCATGCTGACCTTTCAGTCCTCCCTCGCGTTCGAGGATATCAAGACGGCGGTCTCCGCAGTCGTCCGGCAAAACGCTGACGACATGTACCCGGCTGTTGAAGAAGAAGCTTTAGAAGGGCTCAAATTCTCCGAATGCCTGCCCGCGGAACTGGCCATCCTGATGCTGGCCCACCGCCTGCAGGACAGAAACGCCACCAGGGAACTCCTCCAGCAACCAGTCAGATATGTGATTCAATAG
- a CDS encoding mechanosensitive ion channel domain-containing protein translates to MRQLSLVLLTAVFFCLCNESHAQTWEPLTRQTKGNAQHSSGTAQQARKEKPLVEVDDIFSSPRTNQGISSPIRNKWDNRIKPARSSAKTQAPFGGPPTLKSDVPKAHFNTTDHAPKSILQMSHTQSAKDNKADGSQQGEKVTEEVPAQQKSILQDELTVNKINEIIKNLESSESVDSQKKTEYLAYLNQAIKWLENAKEYQAKTVQFEAEIKQAPELLKQLKEKLETEVEVTKIELKADATLAQLEQQLGQAKDALKAAQAKLVQAEKDLNSKDRTNRKTELAKLKEGTKSQLEKIKTELTPASSESSSEQQAYVIGIENKARQAALKQQLLMIDAEINRSDALVELFPVKRDLAKREVSQAEKLVEKHQVIVNDFRSSESKRQAAEARTAASNAHPAVREYAEKNVLLAESRTKLTKSIELVSGPAGYLLSVQEKLTKLKEDFKSVKQKIEVYGMTPTIGLLLRNRRDHLPAIEIHKQRIVFSEQEMQAAQVALLELENDRSQLGDYEKTIEQTLVDLDVDSDQVHPQQLEKIVRELIKDRRQYLDSLILDYHTYHDNLSNLELVSRELIEETTSYRSYIDEQILWIPSANQLGKAEFTKSYDALASFLKPQSWYDVYKSTTRNAQDYPVASLFLILTCILLIVSRKRLQGWLEESGQRVQDENHLSFIPTFRAFIITVCLAAVGPLMFWCVGWWMSLNQNATDLVLGLADAFTSVAIFYFVIELFRMICREGGLADKHFGWPQASLAPLSRNLNRFSFLALPTLFIVSMLTRHHSGEWQNSLGRLSFLAGLGILGFYLHISLRPGKGAIPQAFASSGNLWGHRFRFVTYLFGVGFTITLASLLYMGYVYTANQLLQRMWLVVCFLLALLLIQELLTRLLLVVWNRMRQQKLLRLRIKKSKLKSDMPDNVAVDDSAHELENVGKQLSQLVRGAAFLTFLCCNWFVWSDVLPALQIFDRVELWNITEMSNQQMQTADGKTITEQVPQIVPITLADLFLSIIAILGTYVATKTLPGLLEISILGRLPIDTAMRHVIIMVSRYIVSLAGFILACHLVGIKWSSVQWLAAAMTVGLGFGLQEIFANLVSGLIILFEQPIRIGDTVTVNGVTGTVTRMQIRATTVTDYDRKESIIPNKRFITEDVVNWTLSDPITRFVIPVGISYDCDPSTARELLLKVASNHPLVLNEPRTSALFKGFGDSTLDLELRVFIGKRDDYSIVLHDLNVAIKQVFQEAGIEIAFPQQDLHIRSFTDSVSFEAAEQSSQHKKNTASDMTAHREDGLADAA, encoded by the coding sequence ATGAGACAACTTAGTCTTGTATTGCTGACTGCTGTATTCTTTTGTCTTTGCAACGAATCACATGCTCAAACGTGGGAACCGCTGACTCGGCAAACGAAGGGAAATGCTCAGCATTCATCCGGTACGGCACAGCAGGCCAGGAAAGAAAAACCTCTGGTTGAGGTTGATGATATTTTTAGCAGTCCTCGGACCAATCAAGGTATCTCATCACCGATCAGGAACAAGTGGGATAATCGAATCAAACCCGCGCGTTCAAGTGCAAAAACACAAGCTCCATTCGGAGGCCCTCCGACTCTGAAGAGCGATGTTCCCAAGGCGCATTTTAATACAACCGATCATGCTCCCAAATCAATCCTGCAAATGAGTCACACCCAGTCAGCCAAAGATAACAAGGCTGATGGATCCCAGCAGGGCGAGAAAGTGACAGAAGAAGTTCCGGCACAGCAGAAATCCATCCTGCAGGATGAGTTGACTGTAAACAAGATCAACGAGATCATCAAAAATCTTGAAAGTTCGGAATCTGTAGACAGCCAGAAAAAGACTGAATATCTCGCCTACTTAAATCAGGCAATCAAATGGCTTGAAAATGCCAAAGAGTATCAGGCTAAGACAGTTCAGTTTGAAGCCGAGATCAAGCAGGCTCCGGAATTGCTCAAGCAGTTAAAAGAAAAGCTTGAGACAGAGGTTGAAGTCACCAAAATTGAGCTTAAGGCAGATGCCACACTCGCTCAACTTGAACAGCAGTTAGGACAAGCCAAAGACGCTTTAAAAGCGGCTCAGGCCAAACTGGTTCAGGCAGAAAAAGATTTGAACTCGAAGGACCGAACGAATCGCAAAACAGAACTGGCTAAATTAAAAGAAGGCACTAAAAGTCAGCTGGAGAAAATAAAAACCGAATTAACTCCTGCCAGCAGCGAGTCATCTTCTGAACAGCAAGCGTATGTGATTGGCATTGAGAATAAGGCCCGCCAGGCGGCGTTAAAGCAACAGCTTTTGATGATTGATGCCGAGATCAATCGATCAGATGCCTTAGTCGAGTTGTTTCCTGTAAAACGTGATCTCGCCAAACGCGAGGTTTCTCAAGCAGAAAAACTGGTTGAGAAGCATCAGGTTATTGTGAACGACTTCCGTTCTTCTGAATCAAAAAGACAGGCAGCAGAAGCGAGAACAGCAGCCAGCAATGCCCATCCGGCAGTTCGGGAATATGCAGAGAAAAATGTTCTGCTGGCTGAAAGCCGAACGAAACTGACTAAGAGTATTGAACTCGTCTCAGGTCCTGCAGGCTATCTTTTGAGCGTTCAGGAAAAGTTGACGAAACTAAAAGAGGACTTCAAGTCAGTCAAACAGAAGATCGAAGTGTATGGGATGACCCCAACCATTGGTTTGCTGCTCAGAAACCGTCGAGACCATTTACCCGCCATTGAAATTCATAAACAGAGAATTGTTTTCAGTGAACAGGAAATGCAAGCTGCACAAGTCGCACTTCTTGAATTAGAAAATGATCGATCACAATTAGGTGATTATGAAAAGACCATTGAGCAGACACTGGTTGACCTTGATGTTGACTCAGACCAGGTACACCCTCAGCAACTTGAAAAAATTGTAAGGGAACTGATTAAAGATCGCCGTCAATATCTGGACAGCCTGATTCTGGACTATCATACCTACCACGACAATCTCAGTAATCTCGAATTAGTGTCGCGCGAGTTGATTGAAGAAACAACTTCGTATCGAAGTTATATTGACGAACAGATCTTATGGATTCCCAGTGCAAATCAACTTGGAAAAGCAGAGTTTACCAAGAGCTATGATGCATTAGCATCTTTTTTAAAGCCTCAAAGCTGGTATGACGTCTATAAAAGCACGACTCGCAATGCGCAAGATTATCCTGTTGCCAGTTTATTTCTGATACTGACCTGCATCCTGTTAATTGTAAGTCGGAAACGTCTGCAAGGATGGCTGGAAGAGTCAGGGCAGCGCGTTCAGGATGAAAACCATCTCTCGTTTATCCCTACGTTCCGGGCATTTATCATTACGGTCTGCCTGGCCGCCGTGGGGCCGTTGATGTTCTGGTGCGTAGGCTGGTGGATGTCACTCAATCAAAACGCAACGGACCTGGTGCTTGGTCTGGCGGATGCATTCACATCGGTTGCCATATTTTATTTTGTGATCGAATTATTTCGAATGATTTGTCGCGAAGGTGGTCTGGCAGACAAACATTTTGGTTGGCCTCAAGCCAGTCTGGCTCCATTATCCCGAAACTTAAATCGCTTCAGCTTCTTAGCACTCCCGACATTATTCATCGTCAGTATGCTGACCCGTCATCATAGTGGAGAGTGGCAGAATTCATTGGGACGTCTTTCCTTTTTAGCCGGCCTGGGAATTCTTGGGTTTTACCTGCACATTTCGTTGAGACCAGGCAAGGGAGCTATTCCTCAGGCATTTGCAAGCTCAGGCAATTTATGGGGACATCGCTTTCGGTTTGTAACTTATCTATTTGGGGTTGGCTTCACTATCACATTAGCTTCACTGCTTTATATGGGATACGTTTACACCGCGAACCAGCTCTTGCAGCGAATGTGGCTGGTTGTCTGTTTCCTGCTGGCACTGTTGTTGATTCAGGAACTCTTGACGAGACTCTTGCTGGTTGTCTGGAATCGAATGCGACAGCAGAAACTTCTCAGACTCAGAATTAAAAAGTCAAAATTAAAATCAGATATGCCTGATAATGTAGCCGTTGATGATTCAGCACATGAACTGGAGAATGTTGGCAAACAATTGAGTCAACTGGTGAGAGGGGCAGCGTTTCTGACGTTTCTCTGTTGTAACTGGTTTGTCTGGTCTGATGTCTTACCCGCATTGCAGATATTCGATCGCGTTGAGCTCTGGAATATTACTGAAATGTCAAATCAGCAGATGCAGACTGCGGATGGCAAAACCATTACTGAGCAGGTCCCGCAGATTGTCCCCATTACTTTGGCCGATTTATTTTTGAGCATCATTGCCATTCTCGGTACATATGTTGCGACAAAAACACTCCCGGGCTTATTGGAAATATCTATCCTGGGGCGATTGCCTATCGATACTGCGATGCGGCATGTCATCATCATGGTAAGTCGCTACATCGTAAGTTTGGCAGGGTTTATTCTGGCCTGTCATTTAGTCGGGATCAAATGGTCCAGTGTGCAATGGCTGGCTGCTGCGATGACAGTCGGACTTGGCTTTGGTTTACAGGAGATCTTCGCGAATCTGGTTTCAGGTTTAATCATTCTCTTTGAGCAACCGATTCGGATTGGAGATACAGTGACCGTTAACGGAGTCACCGGCACAGTGACGCGAATGCAAATCCGGGCCACAACCGTTACCGATTATGATCGTAAAGAATCAATTATCCCCAATAAACGATTCATTACTGAAGACGTAGTCAACTGGACTCTCTCTGATCCGATTACGCGTTTTGTGATTCCTGTTGGCATCTCATACGACTGTGACCCATCGACTGCGAGGGAGCTGTTGTTGAAAGTCGCGAGCAACCATCCACTCGTTTTGAATGAACCTCGCACGTCTGCACTTTTCAAGGGATTCGGTGACAGCACACTTGATCTGGAATTGCGTGTTTTCATTGGAAAGCGAGACGACTATTCAATCGTCTTGCACGATTTGAATGTTGCTATCAAACAGGTATTTCAGGAGGCTGGTATCGAAATTGCATTTCCCCAACAGGATTTGCACATTCGCTCATTTACAGATTCCGTTTCTTTTGAAGCAGCCGAACAAAGTTCACAGCATAAGAAAAATACTGCATCAGACATGACAGCACATAGAGAAGACGGCCTGGCAGATGCGGCATAA
- a CDS encoding tripartite tricarboxylate transporter substrate-binding protein: MDAIQNTIVQLSSPLSLTLIVVGTSLGIFVGAIPGLTGAMLIALTLPLTFTLDPQLAMTLLVSMYVGSISGGLITGTLLRMPGTPASVMTTLDGYPMTQQGQPGRALGLGIYASLVGGLISCLFLISLSAPIARWSTQLGPFEYFSLVMMALVLIATIDGASLTRSLFSGTLGILAAMPGISAATGEVRLTFGFTPLNAGFKLLPVLIGLFAINQVLRDIANIDQNVPRVSVTHRGLWLTFADWKNQWANLLRSSLIGTFIGILPGIGANIGSIAAYSAARNSSKTPEQFGSGSAEGIIASEAANNATVGGALIPLVAMGIPGSVIDAILLGALVLHGLQPGPRLFSDHPELVHTIMGTYFLANVVMFAVMIASVGFLAKLVRFPRPYLLPIILTFCIAGAFALSNRMFDVWVMLGFGLLGLVLERNRIPLAPFVIGFVLGPIAEENLSAGLMSSQGNWLPIVTRPISLLFVVISALLLFVPLVRQFRKKRVSKQETLKENTVEEASSIPASETGNENGEYASYSVWSRFGLPVWHTTAVLAIIGMIVFLYSGFFTNQQGLTQFPQRPIQAVVPFSAGGGTDLFARIMQKAITEDQLLKEPFVIINQPGGSGTIGSRYVKQARADGYKILCNHEGIITSKYSGKVNFGPEAFEPIAQTGEINLVVAVQENAPYKDLAELLQYAEKHPGEVQFGTNFGALAHFAAKKIEQASGDEYFNYVQSGDGQKRYTMLIGDHIDATIFSLAEFLSYQGDGQIRALAVLSDKRQSALPDVATAREQQIDAVVGNSFYWWAPEGTPQERIDLLADVLEQTMQSDSVQNSLQALSIDPVFYRGEKLDEHISQSEKKFSELVSGSTVQLPDFPFYIIIATLLLLSMIVTQRIFLSPTPSVNSPSNSKPRIWLAVCCFVLLCCYVLVLEQGWLNYWLATALMIAVTGGTMAKWKPSYLPVLIELALLTGLGTEIVFSSVFSVVLP; the protein is encoded by the coding sequence ATGGATGCGATTCAAAACACAATTGTACAATTATCTTCACCTCTCAGCCTGACGCTGATTGTAGTAGGAACATCGCTTGGTATTTTCGTGGGGGCGATTCCCGGGTTAACCGGTGCCATGTTGATCGCACTCACGTTGCCTTTGACGTTTACGCTCGATCCTCAACTGGCCATGACTTTGTTAGTGAGTATGTATGTGGGATCCATCAGTGGTGGATTGATTACCGGCACACTCCTGCGAATGCCCGGCACACCTGCCTCTGTGATGACCACCCTGGATGGTTACCCCATGACGCAACAGGGGCAGCCCGGCCGTGCGCTGGGACTGGGGATTTATGCCTCCCTGGTGGGTGGTTTGATTTCCTGTCTGTTTTTAATCTCCTTGTCTGCACCGATTGCCCGCTGGTCAACACAGCTGGGGCCCTTCGAATATTTCTCGCTGGTAATGATGGCTCTGGTGTTGATCGCGACTATTGATGGCGCATCGCTGACGCGCTCACTCTTTTCGGGAACATTGGGAATATTGGCAGCCATGCCGGGGATTTCCGCAGCCACAGGCGAAGTACGACTCACTTTCGGGTTCACTCCGCTCAATGCTGGTTTCAAGTTGTTGCCCGTTTTAATTGGATTGTTTGCGATCAATCAGGTGCTCCGAGACATTGCGAATATTGATCAAAACGTTCCGCGCGTCTCAGTAACACACAGGGGGCTGTGGCTGACATTCGCAGATTGGAAAAATCAATGGGCGAATCTATTGCGGTCTTCTCTGATAGGGACCTTTATTGGCATTCTTCCCGGCATTGGTGCCAACATCGGCTCGATCGCCGCTTATTCCGCCGCCAGAAACAGTTCTAAGACTCCGGAACAATTCGGTTCCGGTTCTGCTGAGGGAATTATTGCTTCCGAAGCCGCCAATAATGCGACTGTCGGTGGCGCTTTGATTCCACTCGTGGCGATGGGCATCCCCGGCAGTGTGATCGATGCTATTTTGCTCGGCGCATTAGTACTACATGGATTGCAACCGGGGCCGCGGTTATTCAGCGATCATCCCGAACTCGTGCATACCATCATGGGAACCTATTTTCTGGCGAACGTGGTCATGTTTGCGGTGATGATTGCCTCCGTCGGTTTCCTGGCAAAACTGGTGCGGTTCCCACGCCCTTATTTATTGCCCATTATTCTTACCTTTTGTATTGCCGGAGCATTTGCACTGTCGAACCGCATGTTCGATGTCTGGGTGATGCTCGGTTTCGGGCTGCTGGGACTGGTATTAGAGCGAAACCGAATTCCGTTGGCCCCCTTTGTCATTGGTTTCGTCTTAGGCCCGATTGCGGAAGAAAATCTGTCCGCCGGGCTGATGTCATCACAGGGGAACTGGTTACCGATCGTCACCCGCCCCATTTCTTTACTCTTTGTGGTGATCTCTGCCTTATTGCTGTTTGTACCGCTCGTGCGTCAGTTCCGCAAAAAACGGGTGAGCAAACAGGAAACCTTAAAAGAGAATACCGTTGAAGAGGCGAGCAGCATTCCTGCGTCAGAAACAGGGAATGAGAATGGGGAGTATGCTTCTTACTCAGTCTGGAGTCGATTTGGTTTACCTGTCTGGCATACGACTGCGGTACTGGCGATTATCGGCATGATCGTTTTTCTGTATTCCGGCTTCTTTACGAATCAACAGGGGCTGACACAATTTCCGCAACGTCCCATTCAGGCTGTCGTGCCGTTTTCTGCAGGAGGCGGAACGGACTTGTTCGCCAGAATCATGCAAAAGGCAATCACCGAGGACCAGCTGCTGAAAGAACCATTCGTCATCATCAATCAGCCGGGGGGCAGTGGAACGATAGGGAGCCGCTATGTCAAACAGGCGCGGGCCGATGGGTATAAAATCCTCTGTAATCATGAAGGGATTATTACCTCGAAATACTCCGGAAAAGTGAACTTTGGACCGGAGGCTTTCGAGCCGATTGCGCAGACGGGAGAGATCAATCTGGTGGTTGCCGTGCAGGAAAATGCCCCATACAAAGATCTGGCTGAGCTGTTGCAGTATGCAGAGAAACATCCGGGTGAAGTTCAATTCGGAACCAATTTCGGGGCCCTTGCCCATTTCGCTGCCAAAAAAATAGAGCAGGCATCGGGGGACGAATATTTTAATTACGTGCAATCGGGAGATGGGCAAAAGCGATACACCATGCTCATTGGAGACCATATCGATGCCACCATATTTTCGCTGGCAGAATTTCTGTCCTATCAGGGAGACGGGCAGATTCGCGCCTTGGCAGTCTTGTCTGACAAGAGGCAATCCGCTCTGCCGGACGTTGCGACGGCGCGCGAACAACAGATCGATGCCGTAGTGGGTAACTCGTTTTACTGGTGGGCACCTGAAGGGACTCCACAGGAGCGGATTGATCTGCTGGCAGATGTACTGGAACAGACGATGCAATCTGATTCGGTGCAGAACAGTTTGCAGGCGTTGTCGATTGACCCCGTGTTTTATCGGGGCGAGAAACTAGATGAGCATATCAGCCAGAGTGAGAAAAAATTCAGCGAACTGGTTTCCGGCTCAACAGTTCAACTGCCTGATTTTCCTTTCTACATCATTATCGCAACACTCTTATTACTGAGTATGATCGTTACACAAAGAATCTTTCTCAGCCCAACACCGTCAGTAAATAGTCCCTCAAACAGCAAGCCGCGCATCTGGCTGGCCGTTTGTTGTTTTGTACTGCTTTGCTGTTATGTACTGGTGTTAGAGCAGGGCTGGCTCAATTACTGGTTAGCGACGGCATTGATGATTGCAGTCACGGGAGGAACTATGGCAAAATGGAAACCGAGCTATTTGCCAGTTCTCATCGAACTCGCTTTGTTGACTGGTCTGGGGACAGAAATTGTATTCTCATCAGTCTTTTCTGTTGTACTACCGTAA
- a CDS encoding sulfatase family protein, with the protein MTRPNILWYCTDQQRFDTIGALGNAYVKTPVVDSLVAEGVAFTHAYCQSPICTPSRASFMSGLYPSRLHNTRNGNDTFPDWPPLISKLIAESGYLCGLIGKFHLVSAGLRAEPRLDDGFTVWQHSHAPRDDWPAGTHDYADWVRAQGKSLDDMRNSKENVDPEYHQTKWASDRAIEFIEQDHQQPWLLNINVYDPHPPFTPPEKYAKLFDPTAMPGPHFEQSDKATQELLSRVDFQPVTMSTEISELKKVQALYYAMIAQIDDQFARILSVLESTGQRDNTVIIFTSDHGETLGDHGLVQKGCRFYEGLIRVPLIFSWPGHFVANQRATGLVELLDLSATLLDLTGVPIPDYHQGQSLLPVLTGEQTGAHIRESVRCEYFDALDPFFTGGEGSFATMYRDDRYKLSLYHDKALGELYDLQTDPWEHHNLWDDPAHQAVKHELILASFNSHVVLTTDVGSRRIAPM; encoded by the coding sequence ATGACTCGCCCTAATATTTTATGGTATTGCACCGACCAGCAACGGTTTGACACGATTGGTGCACTGGGGAACGCGTATGTGAAAACGCCCGTGGTTGATTCACTCGTGGCAGAGGGGGTCGCCTTTACCCACGCATATTGTCAAAGTCCCATCTGTACGCCCAGCCGGGCCAGTTTTATGAGCGGCTTGTATCCCTCGCGCTTACACAATACCAGAAATGGCAACGATACCTTTCCTGACTGGCCACCATTGATCAGCAAGCTCATCGCCGAGAGTGGTTACCTGTGCGGGTTGATTGGAAAATTTCATTTAGTGAGTGCCGGCCTTCGCGCCGAGCCTCGGCTGGATGACGGGTTCACAGTCTGGCAGCACAGCCATGCACCGCGCGATGACTGGCCTGCAGGCACACACGATTATGCCGACTGGGTGCGCGCTCAGGGTAAAAGCCTGGATGACATGCGGAACAGCAAAGAGAATGTGGACCCCGAATATCATCAGACAAAGTGGGCCTCTGATCGGGCGATCGAATTTATCGAACAGGATCATCAACAACCCTGGTTGCTGAATATCAATGTCTATGACCCACACCCTCCGTTTACGCCTCCTGAAAAATATGCAAAGCTGTTCGACCCGACCGCGATGCCCGGCCCCCATTTTGAGCAGTCTGACAAGGCGACCCAGGAACTCCTTTCCCGCGTTGATTTTCAGCCAGTCACGATGTCTACGGAAATCAGTGAGCTGAAAAAAGTTCAGGCACTGTATTACGCCATGATCGCTCAGATTGACGATCAGTTTGCGCGGATCCTGAGCGTATTGGAATCAACAGGACAGCGAGACAATACGGTCATCATCTTTACTTCAGACCATGGTGAGACGTTGGGAGATCACGGGCTGGTTCAGAAGGGATGTCGTTTTTATGAAGGCTTGATCCGGGTCCCATTGATTTTCTCCTGGCCGGGACATTTCGTAGCCAACCAGCGTGCCACCGGGCTTGTGGAATTACTCGATCTTTCTGCCACCTTACTCGATCTAACCGGGGTTCCCATCCCAGACTATCATCAGGGGCAGAGCCTGCTCCCGGTACTCACGGGCGAACAGACGGGGGCACACATTCGCGAGAGTGTTCGCTGTGAATATTTTGACGCACTCGATCCGTTTTTCACGGGCGGGGAGGGCAGTTTTGCAACCATGTATCGTGACGACCGCTATAAATTATCTCTGTATCACGATAAGGCTTTAGGTGAGCTTTACGATTTACAAACCGACCCCTGGGAACACCACAACCTCTGGGACGACCCGGCACATCAGGCTGTCAAACATGAGTTAATATTAGCGAGCTTTAACAGCCATGTCGTCTTAACAACCGATGTGGGCTCCAGGCGGATCGCCCCGATGTGA